A portion of the Rhodanobacter sp. AS-Z3 genome contains these proteins:
- a CDS encoding BolA/IbaG family iron-sulfur metabolism protein, translating into MDSSRIQAMIEQGLPGAQVEVSGADGVHFEATVVASQFAGKLPLARHRLVYATLGEQMGGAIHALALTTRTPEEVAARR; encoded by the coding sequence ATGGACTCCAGCCGCATCCAGGCGATGATCGAACAAGGCCTGCCCGGTGCCCAGGTGGAAGTCAGTGGCGCCGACGGCGTGCATTTCGAGGCCACCGTGGTGGCCAGCCAGTTTGCCGGCAAGCTGCCGCTGGCGCGGCACCGGCTGGTGTACGCCACGTTGGGCGAGCAGATGGGCGGCGCGATCCACGCGCTGGCGTTGACCACCCGGACCCCCGAGGAAGTTGCGGCGCGCCGTTGA
- a CDS encoding KpsF/GutQ family sugar-phosphate isomerase codes for MNARIAPSAPTTLDHDLITRSARAVVNSEAAAALALGARIGPEFVEACRLILNCTGRVVVSGMGKSGHIGRKIAATLASTGTPAFFVHPGEASHGDLGMILPQDVVLALSYSGETDELLLILPVIKRQGIPLIAITGRTSSSLATQADVHLDGSISSEACPLGLAPTTSTTVALVWGDALAIALLEARGFTSDDFARSHPAGALGRRLLLHIKDVMHTGDDVPKVSPDAGLTAALVEMTRKHLGMTAVVDAEQHLLGVFTDGDLRRALDDEGVDLRGSTVADLMTRGPKTIGADKLAAEAAQLMEKYQIHALLVVDDEQRVVGALNIHDLLRARVV; via the coding sequence ATGAACGCACGTATCGCCCCATCCGCACCGACCACGCTGGACCATGACCTGATCACGCGCAGCGCGCGCGCCGTGGTCAACTCCGAAGCCGCTGCGGCGTTGGCGTTGGGCGCGCGCATCGGACCGGAGTTCGTCGAAGCGTGCCGACTTATCCTGAACTGCACGGGGCGTGTGGTGGTCAGCGGCATGGGCAAGTCAGGCCATATCGGCCGCAAAATCGCCGCCACGCTGGCCTCCACCGGCACGCCCGCGTTCTTCGTGCACCCGGGCGAAGCCAGCCACGGCGACCTCGGCATGATCCTGCCGCAGGACGTGGTGCTGGCGCTGTCGTATTCCGGCGAAACCGACGAACTGCTGCTGATTCTGCCGGTAATCAAGCGCCAGGGCATTCCGCTGATTGCGATAACCGGGCGTACAAGCTCCTCTCTGGCAACCCAGGCCGACGTGCACCTGGATGGCAGTATCTCCAGCGAAGCCTGCCCGCTTGGCCTGGCGCCAACCACCAGTACCACGGTCGCGCTGGTCTGGGGTGATGCGCTGGCGATTGCGCTGCTGGAAGCACGCGGCTTCACCTCCGACGACTTTGCCCGCTCGCACCCGGCCGGAGCTCTGGGCCGCCGCCTGCTGCTGCACATCAAGGACGTGATGCACACCGGCGACGACGTCCCGAAAGTGTCACCCGACGCCGGCCTCACCGCCGCGCTGGTCGAAATGACCCGCAAGCATCTGGGTATGACCGCCGTGGTCGACGCCGAACAGCACTTGCTCGGGGTATTCACCGATGGTGATCTGCGTCGCGCACTGGACGACGAGGGCGTCGACCTGCGCGGCTCCACCGTCGCCGACCTGATGACTCGCGGACCGAAGACCATCGGCGCCGACAAGCTGGCCGCCGAAGCGGCGCAATTGATGGAGAAGTACCAGATTCACGCGCTGCTGGTGGTCGACGACGAGCAACGCGTGGTCGGCGCGCTGAACATTCATGATCTGCTCCGTGCGCGTGTGGTTTGA
- a CDS encoding HAD-IIIA family hydrolase, producing the protein MPESYLANLSDDILARAAKIRLAVFDVDGTLTDGRLWYGEDGRETKVFHVHDGLGLKRLQANGIEVAIITARISHPVSLRAEELGINHVYQGQSDKRACLHQLLDALHLMPEQAAFVGDDLPDLPPMHIAGLAVAVANAHPWVAEAAHWRTTRSGGMGAAREACDLILHAHGDSNAERERWR; encoded by the coding sequence GTGCCCGAAAGCTATCTCGCCAATCTCTCTGACGACATCCTCGCCCGTGCCGCGAAAATCCGCCTGGCGGTATTCGACGTGGACGGCACGCTGACGGACGGCCGCCTGTGGTATGGCGAGGATGGCCGCGAAACCAAGGTGTTTCATGTGCACGACGGACTGGGCCTGAAACGATTGCAGGCCAACGGCATCGAGGTCGCCATCATCACTGCGCGCATCAGCCATCCGGTTTCACTGCGCGCGGAGGAACTGGGCATCAATCATGTCTACCAGGGCCAGAGCGACAAGCGCGCCTGCCTGCACCAACTGCTGGATGCCTTGCACCTGATGCCTGAACAGGCCGCATTTGTCGGCGACGATCTGCCCGACCTGCCGCCCATGCATATCGCCGGCCTCGCGGTTGCGGTGGCCAACGCGCACCCGTGGGTCGCCGAAGCCGCACACTGGCGGACTACGCGGAGTGGCGGCATGGGCGCGGCGCGCGAAGCCTGCGATCTGATCCTGCACGCGCACGGCGACAGCAACGCGGAACGGGAGCGCTGGCGGTGA
- the lptC gene encoding LPS export ABC transporter periplasmic protein LptC produces the protein MSLRLWLRDRRLPAATVALALVAGIAQLLLWWLGPAPKTNSFVGPPRAGYILIDARMTEFNAIGQPSFYLQSPRLERREGDDSLYLNAPTFQLPAKQPNTPDWQGQSLYGWVNKAGTQIKLQGPVHMHRPPFGSTPATNLQSSDVTAWPKENRLETAAPTRIVQGASTISGVGMRANLTTKHLELLDDVHSTFMPAKPRG, from the coding sequence GTGAGCCTGCGCCTGTGGCTGCGCGACCGCCGTCTGCCGGCTGCGACCGTTGCCCTCGCACTCGTCGCCGGCATTGCCCAATTATTGCTCTGGTGGCTCGGGCCAGCGCCAAAAACCAACAGCTTCGTCGGCCCACCGCGTGCCGGCTATATCCTTATCGACGCGCGAATGACCGAGTTCAATGCCATCGGGCAGCCCAGCTTCTATCTGCAATCGCCACGTCTGGAACGCCGTGAGGGTGACGACTCGCTATACCTCAATGCGCCTACGTTCCAATTGCCGGCAAAGCAGCCGAATACACCTGACTGGCAGGGCCAGTCGCTGTACGGCTGGGTCAACAAGGCAGGCACGCAGATCAAGCTGCAAGGCCCGGTGCACATGCACCGGCCACCGTTCGGCAGCACGCCGGCGACCAACCTGCAAAGTTCCGACGTAACGGCATGGCCCAAGGAAAATCGCCTGGAAACGGCTGCGCCAACGCGGATCGTTCAGGGAGCCTCTACAATCAGCGGGGTCGGCATGCGCGCCAACCTCACCACCAAACACTTGGAGTTGCTCGATGATGTCCACAGCACGTTCATGCCAGCCAAGCCGCGCGGTTAA
- the lptA gene encoding lipopolysaccharide transport periplasmic protein LptA yields the protein MLQPAMARRDDREKVANISAKSFDATQQANGLIHYKGNVLLTQGTMKVTGALATAYLDDNNSITRVVVTGTPARIEQLDDNGNLMQGEAATLDYDNIKQIAVLSGNASVTQKGRGSAQGDTLTYNTQTSQMSGESHGDGLVHMTFRPKAKPAAPAPKPQGQP from the coding sequence ATGCTGCAGCCCGCGATGGCGCGCCGGGACGATCGCGAAAAGGTCGCCAACATCTCGGCCAAGTCGTTCGACGCAACCCAGCAAGCCAACGGGCTCATCCACTACAAGGGCAACGTCCTGCTCACCCAAGGCACCATGAAGGTGACCGGCGCGTTGGCCACCGCCTATCTGGACGACAACAACAGCATCACGCGCGTCGTCGTCACCGGCACCCCGGCACGTATCGAGCAACTCGACGACAACGGCAATCTGATGCAGGGCGAAGCCGCTACGCTGGACTACGACAACATCAAGCAGATTGCCGTGTTGTCGGGCAATGCATCGGTCACCCAGAAAGGTCGCGGCAGCGCGCAGGGTGACACCCTGACCTACAACACCCAGACCAGCCAGATGAGCGGCGAAAGCCATGGCGATGGCCTGGTGCACATGACGTTCCGCCCGAAGGCCAAACCCGCCGCGCCTGCCCCAAAGCCACAGGGACAGCCGTAA
- the lptB gene encoding LPS export ABC transporter ATP-binding protein: MLSAERLQKSFKSRQVVREFGFSIREGEVVGLLGPNGAGKTTCFYMVVGLIEADAGSITLDKHDITGLPMHARAKLGIGYLPQEASVFRRLSVADNIMAVLELRDGLSSAQRQTELENLLDELKIGHIAEQKGVSLSGGERRRVEIARALAANPRYMLLDEPFAGVDPISVGEIQRIVRHLKERGIGVLITDHNVRETLGICDRAYILNEGEVLSRGTPAHILADEKVREVYLGREFRL, encoded by the coding sequence ATGCTTTCCGCCGAACGTCTGCAAAAAAGTTTCAAGTCGCGCCAGGTTGTGCGTGAGTTCGGCTTCTCGATCCGTGAGGGCGAGGTAGTCGGCCTGCTGGGTCCCAACGGCGCCGGCAAGACTACCTGCTTCTACATGGTGGTCGGCCTGATCGAAGCCGACGCTGGCAGCATCACGCTGGACAAGCACGACATTACCGGCCTGCCCATGCATGCGCGGGCCAAGCTGGGCATCGGCTACCTGCCGCAGGAAGCCTCGGTGTTCCGGCGCCTCAGCGTCGCCGACAACATCATGGCGGTGCTGGAACTGCGCGACGGACTCAGCTCGGCGCAACGCCAGACCGAGCTGGAAAACCTGCTGGACGAGCTGAAGATCGGCCATATTGCCGAACAGAAAGGCGTCAGCCTGTCGGGCGGTGAACGACGCCGGGTGGAAATTGCCCGTGCACTGGCCGCCAATCCACGTTACATGCTGCTGGACGAACCGTTCGCCGGCGTCGATCCGATCTCGGTCGGCGAAATCCAGCGCATCGTGCGTCACCTCAAGGAACGCGGCATCGGTGTGCTGATCACCGACCACAACGTGCGCGAAACCCTGGGCATCTGCGATCGCGCCTACATCCTCAACGAGGGCGAGGTGCTGTCTCGTGGCACACCGGCGCATATCCTGGCTGACGAAAAAGTTCGCGAAGTCTATCTGGGTCGCGAGTTCCGGCTCTGA
- a CDS encoding RNA polymerase factor sigma-54, whose protein sequence is MKPALQFRLHQQLTLTPQLQQAIRLLQLSQLELEAELRQIAESNPLLEFAEEAEDEESAEVSDAEFDYPSAETVATADSADESDWSADSGGPAESPIDFSSSSAGSSSSSNSRGDDDFEPQNAAPETLQQHLLWQLNLASFNPRQHLIATVLIDALNPAGYLIDGLDAVIAALPADFNASIAEIEVVRHQLQGFDPAGVGSLDLRDCLRVQLEQFDPDTPQRDLALRIVDHELDLLARNDIVRLARRLRAEADDVAEAAVLIRSLDPRPGAALDTTPVEYVAPDVYALRDGPRWRVSLNADAQPRLGLNQHYCGLIAKARGEDASWMRGQLQEARWLIKSLESRAETLLKVADAIVRRQSAFLDYGPEAMHPLVLREVAEEVGMHESTISRVTTRKYLHTPRGTFELKYFFSSGVSTEDGGSASATAIQAMLRKLIDAEDPRKPLSDLAIAEELKRKGIQVARRTVAKYREGLRIPTSSERQRAS, encoded by the coding sequence ATGAAACCCGCATTACAGTTTCGCCTCCACCAGCAGCTCACGCTGACGCCGCAATTGCAGCAGGCCATCCGCCTGCTGCAACTGTCGCAACTGGAACTGGAAGCCGAATTGCGGCAGATCGCCGAGAGCAATCCCTTGCTGGAGTTCGCCGAGGAAGCCGAGGACGAAGAGTCCGCCGAGGTCAGCGACGCAGAGTTCGACTATCCCAGCGCCGAGACCGTGGCCACCGCCGACAGCGCGGACGAAAGCGACTGGTCCGCTGATAGCGGCGGACCCGCAGAGTCGCCGATCGACTTCTCTTCCAGCAGTGCTGGCAGCAGTTCGAGTTCAAATTCGCGTGGCGACGACGACTTCGAACCGCAAAACGCCGCACCGGAAACCCTGCAACAGCACTTGCTGTGGCAACTCAATCTGGCCTCGTTCAATCCGCGCCAGCATCTGATCGCCACCGTGCTGATCGACGCGTTGAACCCCGCCGGTTACCTGATTGATGGACTGGACGCGGTAATCGCCGCGCTGCCCGCCGATTTCAATGCCAGCATCGCCGAAATCGAAGTCGTGCGTCACCAGCTGCAGGGTTTCGACCCGGCCGGCGTCGGCAGCCTGGACCTGCGCGATTGCCTGCGTGTGCAGCTGGAACAGTTCGATCCGGACACACCGCAACGCGACCTCGCGCTGCGGATTGTCGACCATGAACTGGATCTGCTCGCCCGCAACGACATCGTCCGGCTTGCGCGACGCCTGCGCGCCGAAGCGGACGACGTGGCCGAGGCCGCCGTGCTTATCCGCAGTCTCGACCCGCGCCCGGGCGCGGCACTGGACACCACGCCGGTCGAATACGTGGCGCCGGATGTCTACGCCTTGCGTGACGGCCCGCGCTGGCGGGTCAGTCTGAATGCCGATGCGCAGCCGCGGCTTGGCCTGAACCAGCATTACTGCGGCTTGATCGCCAAGGCCCGCGGCGAAGACGCCAGCTGGATGCGCGGTCAGTTGCAGGAAGCCCGCTGGCTGATCAAGAGCCTGGAATCACGCGCGGAAACCCTGCTCAAGGTCGCCGACGCGATCGTGCGGCGGCAGAGTGCATTTCTGGACTACGGCCCCGAAGCCATGCATCCGCTGGTATTGCGTGAAGTCGCCGAAGAAGTCGGCATGCATGAGTCGACCATTTCCCGCGTGACCACCCGCAAGTACCTGCACACGCCGCGTGGCACCTTTGAACTGAAGTATTTTTTCTCCAGCGGCGTGTCCACCGAAGATGGCGGCAGTGCGTCTGCCACCGCCATCCAGGCAATGCTGCGCAAACTGATCGATGCCGAAGATCCGCGCAAACCGCTATCCGACCTCGCCATTGCAGAGGAGTTGAAGCGCAAGGGCATTCAGGTTGCCCGTCGTACCGTCGCCAAGTACCGGGAAGGCCTGCGCATTCCCACCTCCAGCGAACGTCAGCGCGCCAGCTGA
- the raiA gene encoding ribosome-associated translation inhibitor RaiA: MQFQLSGQQIEVTPALREHATAKLDRLTRLDEKLISLAIVLSVDKLQQRADGTLNVIGATLHAEATEADMYASIDILFDKLVAQLRKHREKVADKHQREAREERQYG, encoded by the coding sequence ATGCAATTCCAACTCAGCGGCCAGCAGATTGAAGTCACCCCGGCCTTGCGCGAACACGCCACGGCCAAGCTCGACCGCCTTACGCGCCTCGACGAGAAGTTGATAAGCCTCGCCATCGTGCTCTCCGTCGACAAGCTCCAGCAGCGCGCCGATGGCACCCTGAACGTGATCGGCGCCACCCTGCATGCCGAGGCCACCGAAGCCGACATGTACGCTTCGATCGACATCCTGTTCGACAAGCTGGTTGCACAGTTGCGCAAACACCGCGAAAAAGTCGCCGACAAGCATCAACGCGAAGCGCGCGAAGAACGCCAGTACGGCTGA
- the hprK gene encoding HPr(Ser) kinase/phosphatase, which produces MDRISARQLYDNVHERMALRWVSGMRGESRALEPGVAQARRPSLIGYLNVIYPNKIQIIGSEELNFLDGLDSRQRWEVMHKIAAYQPVALIVTKDQPIPADLREVAEETGTPLWNSSKRGHELLTYLQYHLARMLAAKVTLHGVFLEVFSIGVLITGEAGSGKSELALELISRGHRLVADDATEFTLIAPDVIDGTCPELLQDLLEVRGLGVLNVREMFGHMSVKTSKYLRLVIHLKPLRDGEDVDAMTRLTGDIGHRDVLDVQVPMITLPVASGRNLAVLVEAAVRSHALKSKGIDPAQTFIDRQAHQMRRLPPW; this is translated from the coding sequence TTGGATCGGATCAGCGCACGACAACTCTACGACAACGTCCACGAGCGCATGGCCTTGCGCTGGGTCTCGGGCATGCGTGGCGAGTCGCGCGCGCTGGAACCGGGCGTGGCGCAAGCACGCCGGCCATCGTTGATCGGCTACCTCAACGTCATCTACCCGAACAAAATCCAGATCATCGGCTCGGAAGAACTGAACTTCCTCGACGGTCTGGATTCGCGCCAGCGCTGGGAAGTGATGCACAAGATCGCTGCCTACCAGCCGGTGGCGTTGATTGTGACCAAGGATCAGCCGATACCGGCGGACCTGCGCGAGGTTGCCGAGGAAACCGGAACGCCGCTGTGGAACAGTTCCAAGCGCGGTCACGAATTGCTGACCTACCTGCAATATCACCTCGCCCGCATGCTCGCCGCGAAAGTCACCTTGCACGGCGTCTTCCTCGAAGTCTTTTCGATCGGCGTGCTGATCACCGGCGAGGCGGGCTCGGGCAAGAGCGAACTGGCGCTGGAACTGATCAGCCGCGGCCATCGACTGGTGGCCGACGATGCCACCGAGTTCACCCTGATCGCGCCGGACGTGATCGACGGCACCTGCCCCGAACTGCTGCAGGATCTGCTGGAAGTGCGCGGGCTAGGCGTGCTGAACGTGCGCGAGATGTTTGGCCACATGTCGGTAAAGACGTCCAAATACCTGCGCCTGGTGATCCATCTGAAACCGCTGCGCGATGGCGAGGACGTCGACGCCATGACCCGCCTAACCGGCGATATCGGCCATCGCGACGTGCTCGACGTGCAGGTGCCGATGATCACCCTGCCCGTTGCCTCCGGCCGCAACCTCGCCGTGCTGGTCGAGGCCGCCGTGCGCAGTCACGCACTGAAGAGCAAGGGTATCGACCCGGCACAGACCTTCATTGACCGCCAGGCGCATCAGATGCGCCGCCTGCCCCCTTGGTGA
- the rapZ gene encoding RNase adapter RapZ, producing MNENIPLLNPQVDPNEIHLIVLTGMSGGGKTVALRTLEDLEFYCVDNLPSVLLPQLVSAATSGDRRGRPRRIAVGVDVRNTGEDFQHMPQVLSELAGAGVQVHLVFLDCRDEVLIKRYSETRRRHPLAIRDMSLADAIAVERRLLRPLMAIAEKVIDSSELNVHQLRRLVATGYAESTEGLTLMFQSFAFKRGLPLDADFVFDARCLPNPHWQAHLRPLSGKDEPVRQYLAAQPLVDEFFADTARWLDAWLPRFEQDDRSYVTISIGCTGGRHRSVYLVEKLAAYYRDSREGVLTFHRELD from the coding sequence ATGAACGAGAACATTCCGCTGCTCAACCCGCAGGTCGATCCCAACGAGATCCATCTGATCGTACTCACCGGCATGTCCGGTGGGGGCAAGACGGTGGCGCTGCGCACACTGGAAGACCTGGAGTTCTACTGCGTCGACAACCTGCCCTCGGTGTTGCTGCCGCAACTGGTCAGCGCCGCGACCAGCGGTGACCGTCGCGGGCGGCCGCGACGCATCGCCGTCGGGGTGGACGTACGCAATACGGGCGAGGATTTCCAGCACATGCCACAGGTGCTGTCCGAGTTGGCCGGTGCGGGCGTCCAGGTGCACCTGGTGTTCCTGGACTGTCGTGATGAGGTGCTGATCAAACGGTATTCGGAAACGCGTCGGCGCCATCCGCTGGCCATCCGCGACATGTCGCTGGCCGACGCCATCGCGGTGGAGCGCAGGCTGCTGCGCCCGCTGATGGCGATCGCCGAAAAGGTCATCGATTCCAGCGAACTCAACGTGCATCAGCTGCGCCGCCTGGTTGCCACCGGTTACGCCGAGTCCACCGAAGGCCTGACCCTGATGTTCCAGTCGTTCGCGTTCAAGCGCGGCCTGCCGCTGGATGCTGATTTCGTCTTCGACGCGCGCTGCCTGCCCAATCCGCACTGGCAGGCTCATCTGCGTCCGCTGTCCGGCAAGGACGAACCGGTACGCCAATACCTCGCAGCCCAGCCGCTGGTCGACGAATTCTTCGCCGACACCGCGCGCTGGCTGGATGCCTGGCTGCCTCGTTTTGAACAGGACGATCGCAGCTACGTGACCATCTCGATCGGTTGCACCGGAGGCCGGCACCGCTCGGTTTATCTGGTCGAGAAGCTGGCCGCCTACTATCGCGACTCCCGCGAAGGCGTGCTCACTTTCCACCGAGAACTGGATTGA
- a CDS encoding PTS fructose IIA subunit family protein gives MSVGVLLMTHEAVGKAIISAAHHVMPKLPLQVAAVEVPPSADPDVMRTLTAHHARDLDKGDGVLILADLYGATPCNIGLSLGALGIHLRCVSGLNLPMLLRVLNYSEKPLDELAEIAASGGRGGIFIDHA, from the coding sequence ATGAGCGTCGGCGTGCTGTTGATGACCCACGAGGCGGTCGGCAAGGCGATCATCTCGGCGGCACACCACGTGATGCCGAAATTGCCGCTGCAGGTAGCTGCCGTTGAGGTTCCGCCCAGCGCCGACCCTGACGTGATGCGCACGCTCACTGCCCACCACGCCCGTGACCTCGACAAGGGTGACGGTGTGCTGATCCTGGCCGACCTTTACGGCGCCACGCCGTGCAATATCGGCCTGTCGCTGGGCGCCCTCGGCATCCACCTTCGGTGCGTGTCAGGCCTCAACCTGCCGATGCTGCTGCGCGTGCTCAACTACTCCGAAAAACCCTTGGACGAACTGGCCGAAATCGCAGCCAGCGGTGGCCGTGGGGGAATATTCATCGACCATGCCTGA
- a CDS encoding HPr family phosphocarrier protein has product MIEQEVVISNKLGLHARASAKLVQLVQGFKSTVWLINKGREVNAQSIMGVMMLAAGLGSTLTVRAEGPDEEAVMTAVVDLFERKFDEGA; this is encoded by the coding sequence ATGATTGAACAAGAAGTTGTCATCTCCAACAAACTCGGACTGCACGCCCGCGCCTCGGCAAAGCTCGTGCAACTGGTGCAGGGTTTCAAATCCACCGTATGGCTGATCAACAAGGGCCGCGAGGTCAACGCGCAAAGCATCATGGGCGTGATGATGCTGGCGGCCGGTTTGGGCAGTACATTGACGGTTCGCGCGGAAGGCCCCGACGAGGAGGCCGTCATGACCGCGGTGGTCGATCTGTTCGAGCGGAAATTCGACGAAGGAGCGTAA
- the ptsP gene encoding phosphoenolpyruvate--protein phosphotransferase — protein sequence MRHILPGTVAAHGMALGRARLVQPSRYVVDTRPLGEDEVEAELQRLHHALDMARQELRELRSRLHGALAREVNEFIDAHSLLLDDAELLRGLDDMVRIGHYRASAALKKQRDRLSAVFEAMDDPYLRSRKEDVEQVINRVISALQRQTSPEERKLAARVGEILVADSIAPGDMAQLAGNGLLGVVASSGSAYSHSAILARSLGLPMLVGTRDALSNIHDDDLILLDAEGGEAVVHPTAQDLSRYRAWQRQAANEGRRLAKLANAPTRTRDGVEVALLANAETPSDVAMARARGADGVGLYRTEFLFLKHKGLPSEDEQFIAYRDLVMGMGGLPVTIRTLDLGADKADAAGLSLRGEDNPALGVRGVRLSLRYPAVFTTQIRAILRAACYGPVRVLVPMVTQPDELIAVRTLFNLARQDLKRESIDLPEKLPLGAMIEVPAAAINVRALLEYADFLAIGTNDLAQYVLAADRGNDALDNIYSPLQPALLRLISHVISAGRRAKKPVSLCGEIAGDVNFTALLLLLGLNEFSMHPAQILQVRDRLATLDHANLRRHLAQLMRAHTHEQVGAMLSKIVDGAQPS from the coding sequence GTGAGACATATCCTGCCCGGCACGGTAGCGGCCCACGGCATGGCGCTGGGACGCGCGCGACTGGTACAACCCAGCCGCTATGTCGTCGACACCCGCCCGTTGGGCGAAGATGAGGTTGAGGCCGAGCTGCAACGCCTGCATCACGCTCTCGACATGGCGCGGCAGGAACTGCGTGAACTGCGCAGTCGCCTGCACGGCGCGCTGGCGCGCGAGGTGAATGAATTCATCGACGCGCACAGCTTGCTGCTCGACGATGCCGAACTGCTGCGTGGACTGGACGACATGGTCCGCATCGGCCACTACCGCGCCAGCGCCGCGTTGAAGAAACAGCGCGACCGTCTGTCCGCCGTGTTCGAAGCCATGGACGATCCCTACCTGCGCAGCCGCAAGGAAGATGTCGAACAGGTGATCAACCGGGTGATCTCCGCCTTGCAGCGGCAGACCAGCCCGGAAGAACGCAAACTCGCCGCGCGGGTGGGCGAGATCCTGGTCGCCGACTCCATCGCGCCGGGCGACATGGCCCAGCTTGCCGGCAATGGCCTGCTCGGCGTGGTCGCCAGTTCGGGCAGCGCCTATTCGCACAGCGCCATCCTTGCGCGCAGCCTTGGCTTGCCGATGCTGGTCGGCACCCGTGATGCCCTTTCCAATATCCACGACGACGACCTGATCCTGCTCGACGCCGAAGGTGGTGAAGCCGTCGTCCATCCGACCGCGCAAGACTTGTCCCGCTATCGCGCCTGGCAACGTCAGGCAGCAAACGAGGGGCGACGGCTGGCCAAGCTGGCCAATGCCCCCACGCGCACCCGTGATGGCGTCGAGGTTGCGCTGTTGGCCAATGCAGAAACACCCTCTGACGTGGCGATGGCGCGCGCACGCGGTGCTGATGGCGTCGGCCTGTATCGCACTGAATTCCTGTTCCTCAAGCACAAGGGCCTGCCCTCGGAAGACGAACAGTTCATCGCCTATCGCGACCTGGTGATGGGCATGGGCGGGCTGCCGGTAACGATCCGCACACTTGATCTGGGCGCCGACAAGGCGGACGCCGCCGGGCTCAGCCTGCGCGGCGAAGACAACCCCGCGCTCGGTGTGCGCGGCGTGCGCCTGTCACTGCGTTATCCCGCCGTGTTCACCACACAGATCCGGGCCATTCTGCGCGCCGCCTGCTATGGGCCGGTGCGCGTGCTGGTGCCGATGGTGACCCAGCCCGATGAGTTGATCGCCGTGCGCACGCTGTTCAACCTCGCGCGCCAGGACCTCAAACGCGAAAGCATCGACCTGCCGGAAAAGCTGCCGCTGGGCGCGATGATCGAAGTGCCGGCCGCCGCAATCAACGTCCGCGCGCTGCTCGAATATGCCGACTTCCTTGCCATCGGCACCAACGATCTCGCCCAATACGTGCTGGCCGCCGACCGCGGCAACGATGCGCTGGACAACATCTACAGCCCGCTGCAACCGGCCCTGCTGCGGCTGATTTCCCACGTGATCAGTGCTGGCCGCCGGGCCAAAAAGCCGGTCAGCCTGTGCGGCGAAATCGCCGGTGACGTGAACTTCACGGCCTTGCTTCTGCTGCTTGGCCTCAACGAATTCAGCATGCATCCGGCGCAGATCCTGCAAGTGCGCGACCGCCTTGCCACGCTGGATCACGCCAACCTGCGGCGCCATCTTGCTCAGTTGATGCGTGCGCACACGCACGAGCAGGTCGGCGCGATGCTGAGCAAAATCGTGGATGGCGCACAGCCTTCCTGA